One genomic region from Cryptococcus gattii WM276 chromosome C, complete sequence encodes:
- a CDS encoding uncharacterized protein (Similar to TIGR gene model, INSD accession AAW42173.1) has protein sequence MIRTSGSTSKVFLFRLGCRHMQTQAATGHAHNLPSPSMAGSKSPRKEREEGNISSVFSSLSGETEKPLPPRFAELKRTIIGEEANQRRLIAGWERLTKRLRDAAEEIERQQQDNIPQISYDEFVKGGNADLLKRIKTSGSVIVRGVVDEQTALKWLEDVKVYIAKNPSVKGFPENDKQVFELYWSKTQLAARSHPRSMAIQRALLSLFSHHPNAPVSLSTPVTYVDRLRIRHPGDAQFALGPHADGGSVERWEDETYRKVYQSCLEGRWEEFDAWTIGERALANQNMYDGPGACGVFRAFQGWTSMSDTGPSEGTLRVYPLLKELTAYTMMRPLFREKQSRATLSRDEYLSPANWELDFETSRFPNSPLARCQEYNDETHPHLELERTMVSIPRVKPGDQAWWHGDMIHAVESVHQGKGPSAVLYIPAVPLTPRNAEYVRDQRSQFMQGRPAPDFPGGVGESNFVGRGTPEDIKSSDGRQAMGLEPFEVSEQLAPGERQVRKQANEILGF, from the exons ATGATAAGAACATCAGGCTCGACAAGCAAAGTCTTCCTCTTTCGGCTGGGCTGCAGACACATGCAAACCCAAGCAGCCACAGGACATGCCCACAATCTGCCGTCGCCAAGCATGGCGGGCTCTAAATCTCCCAGGAAAGAGCGTGAGGAGGGGAAC ATTAGCTCCgtcttctcttccctttcgGGAGAAACTGAAAAGCCACTTCCACCTCGTTTTGCCGAGCTCAAACGGACCATTATTGGGGAGGAAGCCAATCAAAGAAGGCTTATTGCCGGATGGGAGAGATTGACAAAGAGGTTGCGCGATGCCGCagaagagattgagagGCAGCAACAGGAT AATATTCCTCAAATTTCCTACGATGAATTTGTTAAAGGGGGGAATGCAGACCTCCTTAAGCGCATCAAAACCAGTGGATCAGTAATTGTTCGAGGTGTGGTGGATGAGCAAACCGCACTCAAATGGCTCGAAGATGTCAAAGTATACATCGCGAAGAATCCATCTGTCAAAGGCTTCCCAGAGAATGACAAGCAGGTATTTGAACTCTA CTGGTCAAAAACGCAGTTGGCGGCTCGCTCACACCCACGTTCGATGGCAATCCAAAGAGCCCTTCTTTCACTCTTTTCCCACCATCCCAATGCACCCGTCTCTCTCTCCACTCCTGTTACATATGTTGATCGTCTCCGTATTCGGCACCCAGGGGATGCTCAATTTGCTCTTGGTCCTCATGCGGATGGTGGAAGTGTCGAGAGATGGGAGGACGAGACGTACCGCAAGGTATATCAAAGCTGCTTGGAGGGTAGATGGGAGGAATTTGATGCATGGACCATCGGCGAGCGGGCTTTAGCAAATCAAAACATGTACGACGGTCCTGGAGCA TGTGGGGTTTTTAGGGCATTCCAAGGTTGGACTTCTATGTCTGATACTGGTCCTAGCGAGGGGACTTTGAGAGTTTACCCTCTGCTAAAGGAGCTCACGGCTTATACTATGATGCGACCCCTTTTCCG AGAGAAACAGTCTCGAGCAACTCTTTCGCGAGACGAATATCTCTCGCCCGCAAACTGGGAGCTTGATTTTGAGACGTCGCGGTTCCCCAATTCCCCCTTGGCCAGATGCCAAGAATACAATGATGAGactcatcctcatcttgAATTGGAAAGGACGATGGTCAGTATACCACGAGTCAAGCCTGGAGACCAGGCATGGTGGCATGGAG ACATGATTCACGCTGTAGAATCCGTACACCAAGGCAAAGGGCCTTCGGCGGTCCTGTATATTCCTGCAGTCCCTCTTACGCCTCGAAACGCAGAGTATGTCCGGGATCAGAGAAGCCAGTTCATGCAAGGAAGGCCAGCACCCGATTTCCCAGGAGGCGTTGGCGAGAGCAATTTTGTCGGTCGGGGTACTCCAGAGGATATCAAAAGTTCTGACGGTAGACAAGC TATGGGGTTAGAGCCATTTGAAGTGAGCGAGCAACTTGCCCCAGGTGAGCGTCAAGTGAGGAAACAGGC CAATGAAATACTTGGCTTCTGA
- a CDS encoding cyclophilin-like peptidyl prolyl cis-trans isomerase, putative (Similar to TIGR gene model, INSD accession AAW42175.1) — MSGPSPTYVTFDTSVGSFTVELYTAHAPKTCNNFAKLAERGYYNGVIFHRIIPNFMIQGGDPTGTGRGGTSIYGDRFADEIHPELRFVGAGILAMANSGPNTNGSQFFITCAPTPFLDGKHTIFGRVSSGMKTIQRLEAVRTDKDDRPVEEIKIHRARLGEATPAGALAVAMPA, encoded by the exons ATGTCAGGCCCTTCCCCAACATATGTCACATTCGACACTTCTGTTGGCTCATTCACTGTCGAACTGTACACAGCTCATGCACCTAAA ACATGTAACAACTTTGCTAAGCTGGCGGAGCGAGGCTATTATAATGGTGTCATTTTCCATCGAATTATCCCC AACTTTATGATCCAAGGCGGCGATCCAACGGGGACAGGGCGAGGTGGGACGTCAATTTATGGTGATAGGTTTGCCGATGAAATCCACCCCGAGCTGAGATTTGTTGGTGCGGGAATCCTGGCCATGGCTAATTCTGGACCGAACACCAATG GTTCTCAATTCTTCATCACATGT GCCCCAACACCTTTTCTGGACGGGAAGCACACGATATTCGGTCGTGTATCTTCTGGCATGAAGACCATTCAAAGATTAGAAGCTGTGCGAACGGACAAGGACGATCGGCCAGTGGAGGAAATCAAGATACATCGAGCGAGACTGGGTGAGGCAACGCCAGCGGGAGCTTTGGCTGTCGCCATGCCTGCTTAA
- a CDS encoding ER to Golgi transport-related protein, putative (Similar to TIGR gene model, INSD accession AAW42177.1), with product MGRNGMFGAFQGFDAFGKTMEDVKVKTRTGALLTFISLSIILTSVMLEFIDYRRIHLEPSIIVDRSRGEKLVIDFDIEFPRVPCYLLSLDVMDISGEHQTEFEHQVTKTRIDKNGKIISKVQGGQLKGDLERANLNQDPNYCGSCYGAPPPESGCCNSCEEVRQAYGRKGWSFSDPEGIEQCVEEGWMDKMKEQNEEGCRIGGHIRVNKVIGNLHFSPGRSFQNNMMQMLELVPYLRDKNHHDFGHIVHKFRFGGDMTKAEELTVLPKEQRWRDKLGLKDPLQGIKVHTEVSNYMFQYFLKVVSTNFISLNGEEIPSHQYSVTQYERDLRTGNAPGKDAHGHMTSHGMMGVPGVFFNYEISPMKVIHTEERQSFAHFLTSTCAIVGGVLTVASLLDSFIFNSSKRLKKTSEVSFRGPSGKITETDDPLGSFKNLS from the exons ATGGGACGGAATGGCATGTTTGGCGCCTTTCAAGGATTCGATGCTTTCGGAAAG ACGATGGAGGATGTCAAGGTCAAGACACGTACAGGTGCTCTCT TGACCTTCATCTCTCTGTCAATCATTCTTACATCTGTCATGCTCGAGTTCATCGATTACAGACGGATACACCTGGAACCAAGTATCATCGTGGATAGGTCGAGAGGAGAGAAGCTTGTAATCGACTTTGATATAGAATTCCCCCGGGTACCATGCTATC TCCTTTCGTTGGACGTTATGGACATCTCGGGAGAACACCAGACAGAGTTTGAACACCAGGTTACTAAAACAAGAATAGACAAGAATGGAAAGATCATTTCCAAAGTACAGGGAGGTC AACTCAAAGGAGATCTTGAAAGGGCCAACTTAAACCAGGACCCCAACTACTGTGGATCTTGCTACGGTGCCCCTCCTCCTGAGAGCGG GTGCTGTAACTCTTGTGAAGAGGTGCGACAGGCGTACGGTAGGAAGGGATGGTCTTTCAGTGACCCTGAAGGTATCGAGCAG TGTGTGGAAGAAGGCTGGATGGACAAGATGAAGGAGCAGAACGAGGAAGGTTGTCGCATTGGCGGACATATCCGCGTCAACAAG GTCATTGGAAATTTGCACTTCAGTCCTGGTCGATCATTCCAAAACAACATGATGCAGATGCTCGAGCTCGTCCCCTACTTGCGCGACAAGAATCACCACGACTTTGGGCACATTGTGCACAAGTTTAGGTTCGGAGGTGATATGACAAAGGCAGAGGAGTTGACAGTTCTGCCAAAAGAACAGAGATGGAGAGATAAATTAGGTCTGAAGGATCCTTTGCAAGGAATTAAGGTTCATACTGAAGTTT CCAACTACATGTTCCAAT ACTTCCTCAAGGTCGTTTCCACGAACTTCATCTCACTCAACGGGGAGGAGATTCCGTCTCATCAATACAGTGTGACTCAGTACGAACGAGATCTTCGGACGGGAAACGCTCCTGGTAAGGATGCTCATGGTC ATATGACTAGCCACGGAATGATGGGTGTTCCTGGGGTTTTCTTCAA CTATGAGATATCACCCATGAAAGTTATTCACACAGAAGAAAGGCAATCTTTTGCACACTTCCTGACATC GACGTGTGCGATCGTCGGAGGTGTATTGACGGTCGCAAGCTTGTTGGActctttcatcttcaacaGTTCCAAGCGGTTAAAGAAAACGTCTGAAGTTTCATTCAGAGGCCCAAGTGGGAAGATA ACGGAGACTGACGATCCGCTCGGTAGCTTTAAGAACCTTAGTTAA
- a CDS encoding Mitotic spindle checkpoint-related protein, putative (Similar to TIGR gene model, INSD accession AAW42179.1), producing MAQKQATRTNQAITLKGSTALVTEFFEYSVNSILYQRGVYPSDDFRMVKKYGLPMLVTADEELKEYISTVLSQVQEWLLSSSLSRIVLAIKSVETGETLERWQFDIYTDESTFAPLPGGPPKSASSKKKEKTEKEVQGEIREIMKQITSSVTFLPILEEECTFTILAHTNDSPDVAIPATWDDADPHLIDKGKVEQVRLRSFSTNVHSLEAMVAYRVGE from the exons ATGGCGCAGAAACAAGCAACAAGGACAAACCAAGCAATTACCCTCAAAGGGTCAACAGCACTCGTGACAGAGTTCTTCGAATACAGCGTAAACAG CATCCTCTATCAACGCGGCGTATACCCTTCAGATGACTTTAG GATGGTAAAGAAGTACGGCTTGCCCATGCTTGTGACGGCGGACGAAGAACTCAAGGAGTACATCTCGACTGTCCTCAGCCAGGTCCAAG AATGGTTACTCTCCTCATCTTTATCTCGTATTGTTCTCGCCATCAAATCGGTTGAGACGGGCGAGACACTTGAACGATGGCAATTTGACATCTATACGGACGAATCAACATTCGCCCCTCTGCCTGGTGGTCCACCCAAATCCGCGAGTagcaaaaagaaggagaagacAGAAAAGGAAGTTCAGGGGGAGATTAGGGAAATCATGAAGCAAATCACATCCAGTGTGACGTTCTTACCCATATTGGAGGAAGAAT GCACATTTACTATTTTAGCGCATACGAATGATTCTCCAGACGTGGCTATCCCAGCTACATGGGATGACGCTGATCCTCATCTTATTGACAAAGGCAAAGTCGAACAAGTGAGGCTTAGAAGCTTTAGCACCAACGTGCACTCTCTGGAG GCCATGGTGGCTTACCGTGTCGGAGAGTAA